TCGACGACCGCGCCACCCTCGTCGCCGTCACCATAAACACGTTCTTCGGGTTCGCCCAGCACATCTTCACCTTCTACGCACCCGTCCTCATCCCGATTCTCGGGCTCGAAGTCGGGCTCATGTACGTCGGGACGCGGGCGCTCATCGCGCTCGCCATCACCCTCGTCGGCATCGCCGCCGGGGCGTTCTTGCTCTCTTCGCACAACGTGAACCACGAGGCCACGCCAGAAGACGTCGAAGCCCCCGGCCACGAAGCCACCTCGACGCGCGAAAAGCTGGAAGACGCAGGCCAGAACACGGCGTCGAAGATTCGCGACATCGTCCCCCGTCTGGCCATCATCTACACGCTCGTCGTGTTCCTCACCACACGCTACGATATCGCCGCAGCCACCGCGTTCGCAGACCCCCTCGTCGCCGTCGTCGGCCTCCCAATCGAAGCCGTCCCCGTCATCGCCGTCCTCACCCTCGACACGACGAACGGCGCACTCGTCCTCGCTCCACTCATCGAGAACGGGACGTTCACCCCCCGGGCCGCCGTGGCCACCATGCTCGTCGGAAGCATCGTCTCCTTCGCCGTCACCACGTTCAAACGCTCTATCCCCTTCCAGTACGGTATCTGGGGCGCGGAGTTCGGCTCGAAGGTCATCGCCGTGAACACCGGCCTGAAACTCGTGTTCATCTCTCTCGCTGTCGGTATCCTGCTCGCGCCCATCTGGTGACACCACAATACATTCACATCATATTTCTTCGAA
This sequence is a window from Haladaptatus sp. QDMS2. Protein-coding genes within it:
- a CDS encoding nucleoside recognition protein, which translates into the protein MQSLVDLLWVVGPRVAKITLFIAIGVFLANLAVAFGAVRKIAALSRPLTHPANLPEEVGTAILTTTASTTAGYGMLAEFRESGMLDDRATLVAVTINTFFGFAQHIFTFYAPVLIPILGLEVGLMYVGTRALIALAITLVGIAAGAFLLSSHNVNHEATPEDVEAPGHEATSTREKLEDAGQNTASKIRDIVPRLAIIYTLVVFLTTRYDIAAATAFADPLVAVVGLPIEAVPVIAVLTLDTTNGALVLAPLIENGTFTPRAAVATMLVGSIVSFAVTTFKRSIPFQYGIWGAEFGSKVIAVNTGLKLVFISLAVGILLAPIW